Proteins found in one Patagioenas fasciata isolate bPatFas1 chromosome 13, bPatFas1.hap1, whole genome shotgun sequence genomic segment:
- the RFWD3 gene encoding E3 ubiquitin-protein ligase RFWD3, whose translation MAQEEMEIDLQPVAGYSVENLGTLPTEPSVHAAPVLSEGGGSITVLPADDAVVTLNADATREAAAEADLQSGPASALNGLQRLQGVFDPHRPLSQATQRPRVRRARTQQRIGGSQRTISARAALDSYFQVSRSREPAAAPVPRLEPSHIARDNQGHSSDETIEVSDSDSSSSAEEEEVAAVEAMAPLLPSSQETPPAASSGVSSQIQAEPPQASAEHGSQEGEEAEVQQKKRTPLRNPETSVPVAPLDEEEGDTCTICFEQWTNAGDHRLSALRCGHLFGYTCIERWLKGQAGKCPQCNKKAKRSDIVILYARTLKALDTSEQERMRSSLEKEQMLRKQAELESAQSRLQLQVLTDECSKLRKQVQELKALVAQHNTSASQQPGSSRTCPPGSLPSSQSQRKYHLEKVFVVSPTGNCRVMAYCDSLSCLVVSQPSPQSTFIPGCGVKMISVANLKSSQYIPIHSKQIRGLAFGSRADGLLLSAALDNTLKLTSLATNTVVQTYNAGRPVWSCCWCLDDTNYIYAGLVNGSIMIYDLRDTNSHVQELVPQKSRCPMVSLSYLPRMASASLPYGGILAGTLEGACFWEQKAGNSYRPHHLPLEPGGCIDIQTEINTRHCLATYRPSKNSPCVRCVMMELTCSPLTEASEDVVCSSNPVQTFSAGPTCKLLTKNAIFQSPEDDGSVFVCAGDEASNSALLWDAGSGSLLQKLQADLPVLDICPLEVNQTHLLATLTEKMVKIYKWQ comes from the exons ATGGCTCAAGAAGAGATGGAAATTGATCTCCAGCCAGTGGCTGGTTACTCTGTAGAGAATCTTGGGACGCTTCCCACAGAGCCCTCTGTTCACGCTGCTCCAGTGCTGAGTGAAGGAGGAGGCAGCATTACAGTTCTTCCTGCTGATGACGCTGTTGTCACACTGAACGCTGATGCAACaagggaagcagctgctgaagcTGACCTGCAGTCAGGTCCTGCCTCGGCTCTCAATGGGCTGCAAAGGCTACAAGGGGTGTTTGATCCACATCGACCATTGTCACAGGCCACGCAGCGTCCACGAGTGCGTCGAGCTCGCACGCAACAGAGAATTGGTGGCTCCCAGAGGACAATCAGTGCCAG GGCAGCATTGGACAGTTATTTTCAAGTCAGCAGAAGCCGAGAACCAGCTGCTGCACCAGTTCCACGTCTGGAGCCTTCACATATTGCAAGGGATAACCAGGGACACAGCTCAGATGAAACAATAGAAGTGAGCGACTctgacagcagctcctctgctgaggaggaggaggtggcggcGGTAGAGGCTATGGCACCACTGCTACCATCATCCCAGGAGACACCTCCAGCAGCTAGTTCAGGAG TTTCCAGTCAGATCCAAGCGGAGCCACCTCAAGCTTCTGCAGAACACGGCAGTCAGGAAGGTGAAGAGGCTGAAGTCCAGCAAAAGAAG AGAACTCCACTAAGGAACCCAGAGACATCAGTTCCTGTTGCTCCGCTGGATGAGGAGGAAGGGGATACCTGCACCATCTGCTTTGAGCAGTGGACCAATGCTGGGGACCACCGTCTCTCAGCATTGCGATGTGGACACCTGTTTGGTTACACATGCATTGAAAGGTGGCTCAAGGGACAGGCAGGGAAGTGCCCCCAG TGCAACAAGAAAGCAAAACGCTCTGATATTGTGATCCTGTATGCTCGCACTTTGAAAGCGCTGGATACCAGTGAACAGGAACGCATGAGAAG CTCTTTAGAAAAGGAGCAAATGTTGCGGAAGCAGGCAGAGCTGGAATCTGCACAGAGCCGTCTCCAGCTGCAGGTTTTGACAGATGAATGCAGCAAACTCCGCAAACAAGTTCAG GAGCTGAAGGCTCTGGTGGCCCAGCACAACACAAGTGCTTCTCAGCAACCTGGCAGCTCCCGCACCTGCCCCCCAGGCAGCCTCCCCTCCAGCCAAAGCCAACGCAAGTACCACTTGGAGAAGGTTTTTGTGGTGTCTCCGACTGGGAACTGCAGAGTAATGGCATACTGTGACTCGCTGAGTTGTCTCGTGGTATCACAGCCTTCTCCACAATCTACTTTTATTCCTG GTTGTGGTGTTAAGATGATAAGCGTGGCCAACCTGAAGAGCAGTCAGTACATCCCCATCCATAGCAAACAGATTCGAGGACTGGCTTTTGGCAGCCGAGCAGACGGcttgctgctctctgctgctctgGACAACACTCTCAAACTCACCAG cttAGCAACAAATACTGTGGTGCAGACGTACAATGCTGGCCGTCCtgtctggagctgctgctggtgtcTTGACGATACAAACTACATCTATGCTGGATTGGTCAATGGCTCTATTATGATATACGATTTGAGAGACACAAACTCTCATGTCCAAGAACTAGTCCCTCAGAAGTCCAG GTGCCCCATGGTATCGCTGTCCTATCTGCCCCGGATGGCTTCAGCGTCACTGCCCTATGGCGGAATATTAGCTGGGACCTTAGAAGGCGCCTGCTTTTGGGAACAGAAAGCTGGCAACTCCTACCGGCCTCATCACCTGCCACTGGAACCTGGAGGATGCATTGACATTCAAACGGAGATCAACACTCGGCACTGTCTTGCGACGTACAGGCCTA GTAAAAATAGTCCGTGTGTGCGTTGTGTGATGATGGAACTGACTTGCAGCCCACTGACAGAGGCCTCTGAAGATGTGGTGTGTTCTTCTAATCCAGTTCAGACCTTCAGTGCTGGGCCCACCTGCAAGCTGCTGACCAAGAATGCCATTTTTCAGAGCCCGGAAGATGACGGCAGTGTCTTTGTGTGTGCTGGTGATGAGGCATCCAACTCTGCCCTG CTCTGGGATGCTGGAAGTGGCTCcttgctgcagaagctgcaggcTGACCTGCCTGTGCTGGATATCTGCCCTTTAGAAGTGAACCAAACCCACCTCCTGGCGACTCTGACGGAGAAGATGGTGAAGATCTACAAGTGGCAGTGA